The following proteins are co-located in the Campylobacter concisus genome:
- the dnaG gene encoding DNA primase, with protein sequence MIDPKSIEKLKNQIDIVDIIEHYLPVKKMGANYKCVCPFHDDRNPSMSISQSKQIFHCFACKAGGDAIKFVMDYEKLTYPEAIERIASLVNFSLEYTSDKAPTQKENKHILEKANAFYRSEFFKHESAVRYIYSRGINDAMIEKFELGWAGESASTIRLLQNENIEPKEALEVGIIKQNEKGIYASFIERITFPIYAHTAKLVGFGGRTISDHPAKYVNSPQSMVFDKSKLLYGYHLARQSIFEKKQIIITEGYLDVIMLHFAGFTNAVAVLGTALTTNHLPLLKRGEISVVLCFDGDGAGIGAAIKSSRLLAQNEIDGSVVIIKDGADPADMVFAGRSDELKEMFGSGTELGEFYIEQIAKKYDISRPVQKQKCLEEIVEFTNSLKPIIAKSYELLVSNLLKIELNTFSLHGQRYINRQDQNFTNATTTNKQTAQKKDKTDILEFSVLKSMLANKNYETIVLNELEEKFFLHHKDYFQAVLLPNIEDNAVLVREIYVDESSNVASSEDSLKEAILKLKLKYYEKFREDTRKSQKPNKIEIMQKISEIIKGLHNKLQKN encoded by the coding sequence ATGATAGATCCAAAATCCATAGAAAAACTCAAAAATCAAATCGATATCGTTGACATTATAGAGCACTATTTGCCAGTCAAAAAAATGGGTGCAAACTACAAATGCGTCTGCCCATTTCACGATGATAGAAATCCTAGCATGAGCATAAGTCAAAGCAAACAAATTTTTCACTGTTTTGCTTGCAAGGCCGGTGGAGATGCGATCAAATTTGTAATGGATTATGAGAAATTAACCTATCCAGAAGCTATCGAAAGAATAGCTAGTCTTGTAAATTTTAGCCTCGAATATACAAGCGACAAAGCCCCAACACAAAAAGAAAATAAGCACATTTTAGAAAAGGCAAATGCCTTTTATAGGAGCGAATTTTTCAAGCATGAATCCGCTGTGAGATATATCTATTCTCGTGGCATAAATGATGCGATGATCGAGAAATTTGAGCTTGGCTGGGCAGGGGAGAGCGCTAGTACCATTAGACTTTTGCAAAATGAAAATATCGAGCCAAAAGAAGCACTTGAGGTAGGTATCATAAAACAAAACGAGAAGGGAATTTATGCTAGTTTTATCGAGCGTATTACATTTCCTATATATGCACATACAGCAAAGCTAGTCGGCTTTGGTGGCAGAACGATCTCAGATCATCCTGCAAAATATGTAAATTCTCCACAAAGCATGGTTTTTGACAAGTCAAAGCTGCTTTACGGCTATCATTTAGCTAGGCAAAGCATTTTTGAAAAGAAGCAGATCATCATCACAGAGGGATATTTAGATGTTATCATGCTGCACTTTGCTGGCTTTACAAACGCTGTTGCCGTGCTTGGGACTGCGCTTACGACCAATCACTTACCACTTTTAAAAAGAGGCGAGATAAGTGTAGTCCTTTGTTTTGATGGTGATGGAGCTGGCATAGGTGCAGCTATAAAATCATCTCGTCTTTTGGCTCAAAACGAGATAGATGGAAGCGTTGTAATCATAAAAGATGGTGCAGATCCTGCAGATATGGTATTTGCCGGCAGAAGTGACGAGTTAAAAGAGATGTTTGGCTCCGGGACTGAGCTTGGCGAGTTTTATATCGAGCAAATCGCTAAAAAATATGACATATCACGCCCAGTACAAAAGCAAAAATGCTTAGAAGAGATAGTGGAATTTACAAATTCTCTAAAGCCAATAATCGCAAAAAGTTACGAATTACTGGTCTCAAATTTACTCAAAATAGAGCTAAATACTTTTAGTCTTCACGGACAAAGATATATAAACAGACAAGATCAAAATTTTACAAATGCTACAACGACAAATAAACAAACGGCTCAAAAAAAAGATAAAACTGATATTTTAGAATTTAGTGTTTTAAAGAGCATGCTTGCAAATAAAAATTACGAAACTATTGTTTTAAACGAGCTTGAGGAGAAATTTTTCTTGCATCATAAAGATTATTTTCAGGCTGTTTTATTGCCAAATATTGAAGATAACGCGGTGCTTGTTAGAGAAATTTATGTTGATGAAAGCTCAAACGTAGCTTCGAGCGAAGATAGCCTTAAAGAGGCCATTTTAAAGCTAAAACTAAAATACTATGAGAAGTTTCGTGAAGATACCAGAAAATCACAAAAGCCAAATAAAATCGAAATAATGCAAAAAATTTCAGAGATCATTAAAGGCTTACACAACAAACTACAAAAAAATTAG
- a CDS encoding tetratricopeptide repeat protein has product MSVDIFFIGHRDPIFSLIILFSIILMIAALSYAWGIFSSKDEKKRIEKFIRKFDSKDGISSEHKQMLQSPEIDAQSLCMLGQTFAKNGDFEKSISVYLIALGKVRDKNEKEFILNELGEVYFKAGFLKKASEVFEKVLELSPRNVLALRFLTMIDEKLKNYKEALYALNSLEELGVNVKDQKAYIKAISTLDDRNLSFNEKVEILSHLSQNFELLKRMILALFIRHNENLENLKDFARFEDVIDLLYNLKTPINLSNPKYKSLFYAKGDIDESCEIYGFELNVIKKLKDAKFDAAGLSFNYVCKSCKNSFPMHFYRCPVCHELGSVKILSNITEKPSEDSNTF; this is encoded by the coding sequence ATGAGCGTGGATATTTTTTTCATTGGGCACAGAGATCCTATATTTAGCCTTATTATTTTATTTAGCATTATATTGATGATAGCCGCACTAAGCTACGCTTGGGGTATCTTTTCAAGCAAAGATGAGAAAAAACGCATTGAAAAATTTATAAGAAAATTTGATAGCAAAGATGGCATAAGTAGCGAGCATAAACAGATGCTACAAAGCCCAGAGATAGACGCTCAAAGCCTTTGCATGCTAGGGCAAACTTTTGCTAAAAATGGTGATTTTGAAAAATCAATTAGTGTTTATCTCATCGCACTTGGTAAAGTTAGAGATAAAAATGAAAAAGAATTTATCCTAAACGAGCTTGGAGAGGTCTATTTTAAGGCTGGATTTTTAAAAAAAGCTAGCGAAGTCTTTGAAAAAGTGCTTGAACTAAGCCCAAGAAATGTGCTTGCACTTCGCTTTTTAACGATGATAGATGAAAAACTTAAAAACTACAAAGAAGCTCTTTACGCACTAAATTCTCTTGAAGAGCTTGGTGTAAATGTAAAAGATCAAAAGGCCTATATAAAGGCGATCAGCACGCTTGATGATAGAAATTTAAGCTTTAATGAAAAGGTAGAAATTCTCTCCCACCTTAGCCAAAATTTTGAGCTTTTAAAACGTATGATCTTAGCACTTTTCATAAGGCACAATGAAAATTTAGAAAATTTAAAAGATTTTGCTCGTTTTGAAGATGTAATCGATCTGCTTTACAACCTAAAAACGCCTATAAATTTAAGCAATCCAAAGTACAAATCACTCTTTTATGCAAAGGGCGATATAGATGAGTCATGTGAAATTTATGGCTTTGAGCTAAACGTCATCAAAAAACTAAAAGATGCTAAATTTGATGCGGCTGGGCTAAGCTTTAACTACGTTTGCAAAAGCTGCAAAAACTCATTTCCTATGCATTTTTACCGATGTCCAGTCTGTCACGAGCTAGGAAGTGTCAAAATTTTATCCAACATCACAGAAAAACCAAGTGAAGATAGTAACACTTTTTAG
- the rnc gene encoding ribonuclease III, producing the protein MKILEEFEEDLRYKFKKTELLEEALTHKSTKQALNNERLEFLGDAVMDLLVAEYLFKKFSKIAEGDMSKLRAALVNEKSFANMARHLKMGKFLRLSTAEENNGGREKDSILSDAFEAVMGAIYLEAGLDKVREISIALLELCYPQIDFAHLEKDYKTALQEVTQASLGVIPTYELIGTSGPDHKKEFEIALLLNGKEISRAVGSSKKQAQQLAAKIALEKIKK; encoded by the coding sequence ATGAAAATTTTAGAAGAATTTGAAGAGGATCTTAGATATAAATTTAAAAAAACTGAACTTTTAGAAGAGGCGCTGACCCACAAGAGTACCAAGCAGGCCCTAAATAACGAAAGGCTCGAGTTTTTGGGCGATGCGGTGATGGATCTGCTGGTGGCTGAGTATCTTTTTAAGAAATTTAGCAAGATCGCAGAGGGCGACATGAGTAAGCTAAGAGCTGCGCTTGTAAATGAAAAAAGCTTTGCAAATATGGCAAGGCATCTAAAAATGGGTAAATTTTTAAGGCTAAGCACGGCTGAAGAGAACAATGGCGGACGCGAGAAAGATAGCATTTTAAGCGATGCGTTTGAGGCAGTGATGGGCGCTATCTACCTTGAGGCTGGACTTGATAAAGTGCGAGAAATTTCGATCGCTCTGCTTGAACTTTGCTATCCACAGATCGACTTTGCACACCTCGAAAAGGACTACAAAACCGCTCTTCAAGAGGTCACTCAGGCCAGTCTTGGTGTCATCCCAACATACGAACTCATCGGCACGTCAGGTCCTGATCACAAGAAAGAATTTGAGATAGCCTTGCTACTAAATGGTAAAGAAATTTCACGTGCCGTTGGCAGCTCTAAAAAGCAAGCCCAACAGCTCGCAGCAAAAATCGCACTAGAAAAAATCAAAAAATAG
- the aroC gene encoding chorismate synthase, translating into MNTFGKKLTLTTFGESHGVAIGGVIDGLPAGLKIDTDLIQSELDKRRPGQSNFTTARDEADKIEIFSGVFDGMSTGAPIGFAIFNNNQKSNDYENLREIFRPGHADFTYFKKYGFRDYRGGGRSSARETAVRVAGGAFAQLLLNEFNIEILSGVLGIGKVFSDKIDFTFAKNSQIYALGNEEAMKEAVNKARNDHDSVGAVVLSVVKNAPAGLGEPLYDKLDSALAAALMGINGVKAVEIGAGVNVGSMLGSANNDEMDELGFLSNNAGGILGGISSGAEIVLKSHFKPTPSIFKEQKTLNLAGEVVDFELRGRHDPCIGIRGSVVATAMIRLVIADMLLLNASTKLENLKKIYG; encoded by the coding sequence TTGAATACATTTGGCAAAAAACTAACCTTAACAACCTTTGGTGAGAGCCACGGGGTGGCGATCGGTGGTGTGATAGATGGACTTCCAGCTGGGCTAAAGATCGATACAGATCTTATCCAAAGTGAGCTTGATAAGCGTCGTCCTGGACAAAGCAATTTTACAACCGCAAGAGATGAAGCCGATAAGATAGAAATTTTTAGCGGCGTCTTTGATGGCATGAGTACTGGAGCGCCGATAGGTTTTGCCATTTTTAACAACAACCAAAAGTCAAACGACTATGAAAATTTACGTGAAATTTTCCGTCCTGGTCATGCTGATTTTACATATTTCAAAAAATATGGCTTTAGAGATTACAGAGGCGGCGGACGATCAAGCGCAAGAGAAACAGCCGTTAGAGTAGCTGGTGGGGCTTTTGCGCAGCTGCTTTTAAATGAGTTTAATATAGAAATTTTAAGTGGAGTACTTGGCATCGGTAAAGTTTTTAGCGACAAAATAGACTTTACCTTTGCTAAAAATTCTCAAATTTACGCCCTTGGCAACGAAGAAGCGATGAAAGAAGCGGTAAATAAAGCTAGAAATGACCACGATAGTGTCGGTGCAGTTGTTTTAAGCGTAGTTAAAAATGCCCCAGCTGGTCTTGGAGAGCCACTTTATGATAAGCTTGATAGTGCCTTAGCAGCGGCTTTAATGGGTATAAATGGTGTAAAAGCTGTCGAGATAGGTGCTGGCGTGAATGTAGGCTCTATGCTTGGCTCAGCAAACAACGACGAGATGGACGAGCTTGGCTTTTTGAGCAATAACGCTGGCGGGATACTTGGGGGCATAAGTAGCGGCGCTGAGATCGTGTTAAAGAGCCATTTTAAGCCAACACCTTCGATATTTAAAGAACAAAAGACGCTAAATTTAGCTGGCGAAGTGGTAGACTTTGAGCTAAGGGGCAGACATGATCCATGCATAGGCATACGTGGTAGTGTCGTTGCAACCGCGATGATAAGGCTAGTTATCGCCGATATGTTACTACTAAATGCTAGCACAAAGCTTGAAAATTTAAAGAAAATTTATGGCTAA
- the rnhA gene encoding ribonuclease HI encodes MKIVTLFSDGSCLGNPGAGGWAYILRFNEAQKKASGGEAYTTNNQMELKAAIMGLKALKEPCEVRLFTDSSYVVNSINEWLANWQKRNFKNVKNVELWQEYLKISKPHKVVASWVKGHAGHPENEECDQMARDEALKIKDENER; translated from the coding sequence GTGAAGATAGTAACACTTTTTAGCGACGGCTCGTGCCTTGGAAACCCTGGAGCTGGCGGCTGGGCATATATATTGAGATTTAACGAAGCGCAGAAAAAAGCAAGCGGCGGAGAGGCATATACGACAAATAATCAAATGGAGTTAAAAGCTGCGATAATGGGGCTAAAAGCGTTAAAAGAGCCTTGCGAAGTGAGACTATTTACCGATAGCTCATACGTAGTAAATAGCATAAATGAGTGGCTTGCAAACTGGCAAAAGAGAAATTTTAAAAATGTAAAAAATGTAGAACTTTGGCAGGAGTATTTGAAAATTTCAAAGCCTCACAAAGTCGTGGCAAGCTGGGTTAAGGGGCACGCTGGACACCCTGAAAACGAGGAGTGCGACCAGATGGCAAGAGATGAGGCATTAAAAATAAAAGATGAGAATGAAAGATGA
- a CDS encoding TonB-dependent receptor, whose translation MILTNSAVAAEDIVLGEVSVTANKISENLKDVPQSISVISDVDLEERGVKNVEELVKTIPNISGVGGMYEGISTRGLNPSIYTSSNPVTVYIGGVAQSNKDVAYIPVTNIDHVEILRGPSSAIYGKDSIGGIINIVLKEPENEWRGSVGTEYGSNKYMMGLFETNGALIDDKLFLGLNGSASKEDGWIINDLNGDKANDKKNYNFGLNLKIVPTDRLTVKIRGDVFHRQDDSLDELFIPKSRFYDISKSEAKHINLETPARVKQTSTSGAIDLKYEFDKFDVTSATTFRRAKKDGLYDEDFGSKATYLHPDHYGLVTFLNSKNDTLSQELRFSSTDEQSFKWVGGLYFEKEKQVFGPIGDQYGYHGNTIVEDWPSVNRAQTISTFGQIIYPVTSRFDVTLGGRLQQIKKHTKVDYFSYPLGHTPGTPAFSMDEKETFRTFLPKFALGYDLTNELNIYAMYSKGYLAGGFNFYTTGGSRKDNKFDAQTSDDYEIGLKGTYDSFRFSTALFYMAIKGTHIFYTDPNNSNIYYISNADKSTSMGVEFEGTLKASKEIDINLAASLLKTKYGNYINKDGSNNKGNRIEKNPEYKISLGASYYAPMGIYARLDGNMIGKTYFDEQNTLAQKSYFTADAKVGYLKDSFDVYLYVKNLTDKEYFTHARARGSNALVTYGKGRTFGIGVKYSF comes from the coding sequence TTGATTCTTACAAATTCAGCCGTAGCCGCAGAAGATATAGTGCTTGGTGAAGTTTCGGTTACCGCAAACAAAATTAGTGAGAATTTAAAAGACGTGCCTCAAAGCATCAGTGTAATTAGCGATGTTGATTTAGAGGAGCGAGGCGTAAAAAATGTAGAAGAGCTGGTAAAAACTATACCAAATATCAGCGGTGTAGGCGGAATGTATGAGGGTATCAGCACTAGAGGACTAAACCCATCTATATACACTAGCTCAAACCCAGTAACTGTCTACATAGGCGGTGTGGCACAGAGTAACAAAGATGTAGCCTACATTCCAGTAACCAACATTGACCATGTAGAAATTTTACGAGGTCCTAGTAGTGCGATTTATGGCAAAGACTCTATCGGTGGCATAATCAATATCGTCTTAAAAGAGCCCGAAAATGAATGGAGAGGTAGTGTTGGTACCGAATATGGATCGAACAAATACATGATGGGCCTTTTTGAAACAAACGGTGCGCTAATAGATGATAAGCTATTTTTAGGCTTAAATGGCTCGGCATCCAAAGAAGATGGCTGGATCATAAACGATCTAAACGGAGATAAAGCCAACGATAAGAAAAATTATAACTTTGGTTTAAATTTAAAGATTGTTCCAACTGACCGTCTTACCGTTAAAATTCGTGGCGACGTTTTTCACCGACAAGACGACTCACTTGATGAGCTTTTTATCCCAAAGAGTAGATTTTATGATATCTCAAAAAGCGAAGCTAAGCATATAAATTTAGAAACTCCAGCTCGTGTAAAGCAGACTTCAACCTCTGGTGCGATAGATCTAAAATATGAATTTGATAAATTTGATGTAACATCGGCTACGACTTTTCGTAGAGCTAAAAAAGATGGACTTTACGACGAGGACTTTGGTAGCAAGGCAACTTATCTACATCCCGACCACTACGGGCTAGTTACTTTTTTAAACTCTAAAAACGATACTTTATCGCAGGAGCTTAGATTTAGCAGTACAGATGAGCAAAGTTTTAAGTGGGTCGGTGGATTATACTTTGAAAAGGAAAAGCAAGTTTTTGGCCCTATCGGAGATCAATATGGCTATCATGGTAACACGATAGTAGAGGATTGGCCGTCTGTAAATCGTGCGCAGACAATATCAACGTTTGGTCAGATTATCTATCCAGTTACTAGTAGATTTGACGTGACACTAGGCGGTAGGCTACAACAGATCAAAAAGCATACCAAGGTTGATTATTTCTCTTATCCGCTAGGACATACTCCTGGTACACCAGCGTTTTCTATGGATGAAAAAGAGACTTTTAGAACATTTTTGCCTAAATTTGCACTTGGATACGATCTTACCAACGAGCTAAATATCTACGCGATGTATTCAAAAGGTTACTTAGCAGGTGGTTTTAACTTTTATACAACTGGTGGTAGTAGAAAAGATAATAAATTTGACGCTCAGACAAGTGATGATTACGAAATCGGCTTAAAAGGCACATATGATAGTTTCAGATTTTCTACAGCGTTATTTTATATGGCCATTAAAGGTACTCACATATTCTATACCGACCCTAACAACTCTAACATATACTATATATCAAATGCCGATAAATCAACATCTATGGGCGTAGAATTTGAAGGCACTCTAAAAGCCAGCAAGGAGATTGATATAAATTTGGCTGCAAGCCTACTTAAAACTAAATATGGCAACTATATCAATAAAGACGGCTCAAATAATAAAGGCAATAGAATCGAGAAAAACCCAGAGTATAAAATTTCTCTTGGTGCCTCATATTACGCTCCGATGGGAATTTATGCCAGACTTGATGGAAACATGATAGGTAAGACATATTTTGATGAGCAAAATACGCTTGCTCAAAAGAGCT
- a CDS encoding M20 family metallo-hydrolase translates to MINFKRFEANFNAISRFGALKGGGLTRLAFSKEDLEARNFLINLIEENGFKLKIDNVGNIYAVYDDGCKPGEKPVCVGSHIDSVPNGGFYDGTLGVMAGLEALTSIKEAGIKLKRPLWLINFCCEESSRFKTATIGSKIISGKLGLQRLHELKDEDGISLFEAMSKFGLEPQNLNDSILKEHSLHSYLELHIEQGPVLERSGISVGIVSGIAAPIRFEIIIHGKADHSGATPMNMRSDALLAASHIIITANKFAKNKKTAVATIGYAHAKPGVLNVVPGEARLGVDLRDIDKVSLEELNLELRNFIKELSGELNFSYEIRELSSDEPVKLSEHAINLLSKEAAKLGIKTLTLPSGAGHDAMNLTKLASSVGMLFIPCVGGISHNTAEAINFDDAFKATQILTNALIKLSNE, encoded by the coding sequence ATGATAAATTTTAAAAGATTTGAGGCGAATTTTAATGCTATAAGCAGATTTGGAGCATTAAAAGGTGGAGGGCTAACAAGGCTTGCATTTAGCAAAGAAGACTTGGAAGCTAGAAATTTTCTTATAAATTTAATAGAAGAAAATGGCTTTAAACTTAAAATTGACAATGTTGGCAATATCTATGCTGTATATGACGATGGCTGTAAGCCAGGCGAAAAGCCGGTTTGTGTGGGCTCTCATATCGATAGTGTGCCAAATGGCGGCTTTTATGATGGCACGCTTGGTGTCATGGCAGGACTTGAAGCACTAACCTCGATAAAAGAAGCTGGCATTAAACTAAAGCGCCCGCTTTGGTTAATTAACTTTTGCTGTGAAGAGTCAAGTAGGTTCAAGACAGCGACCATTGGTAGCAAGATAATAAGCGGCAAACTTGGTTTGCAAAGGCTTCATGAGCTAAAAGACGAAGATGGTATCTCACTCTTTGAAGCGATGAGTAAATTTGGACTTGAACCACAAAATTTAAATGATTCTATTTTAAAAGAACACTCACTTCATTCATATTTAGAACTTCATATTGAACAAGGTCCGGTGCTTGAACGAAGTGGTATAAGCGTTGGCATAGTAAGCGGTATTGCCGCTCCTATTAGATTTGAAATTATTATCCATGGCAAGGCAGATCACAGCGGTGCAACTCCGATGAATATGCGTAGTGACGCGCTGCTAGCTGCTTCACACATCATAATCACTGCCAATAAATTTGCTAAAAATAAAAAAACAGCTGTGGCTACTATTGGTTACGCACATGCAAAGCCAGGCGTTTTAAACGTCGTACCAGGCGAGGCGAGGCTTGGAGTTGATCTAAGAGATATTGATAAGGTAAGCTTAGAAGAGCTAAATTTAGAGCTTAGAAATTTTATAAAAGAGCTAAGTGGTGAGCTAAATTTTAGTTATGAGATAAGAGAACTAAGTAGTGACGAGCCAGTAAAACTAAGCGAGCATGCTATAAATTTACTAAGCAAAGAGGCTGCTAAACTGGGCATAAAAACGCTTACTTTGCCAAGCGGAGCTGGACATGATGCGATGAATCTAACAAAACTTGCAAGTAGCGTTGGCATGCTTTTTATACCTTGTGTCGGCGGTATCAGTCACAATACAGCAGAAGCTATAAATTTTGATGATGCTTTCAAAGCTACACAAATTTTAACAAATGCACTAATTAAACTATCAAATGAATAA